A segment of the Thermoproteales archaeon genome:
ACCTAAGTATATACATTCCCTTATTAAAGTATAAATTTTATATTATGTTCTGCACAGAAAATAATTGAGCATAAAGGTGAGGAATAAAAACATGGAGAAAAATTTCATCGAAGAATTCAATAAAGAATTCAAAAAGATGTACTTCAACTATAATAAAGCTGTTTCAGAAAACGACTATGATACAGCTATAGAAATTGGAGAAAAGATTTTACAAGGTCTTATAAAAATTTCAAGAGAATATATCCTTTCTTCCATGCACAGCGAAACTATAAAATCGTTAATTGAAGATATCATAGTTTTTCACGAAAAAAATTTGGCATACATTCAAGGCACTCGAGAAGCAGTAAAAAGCATGCCTGTACTTTTCACATTCGATGCAAAAGAAAGAGCTGTAGAAATCTTATCTTCTAGCATATCAGAGTTTTTCAGCTTTATCTTAGGCGCCCTAATAATTCTCGCAGATATAGAAAGTATGGTAAAAAATAACTCGCCTGCAGCAAAAGAAGCTGGTTCCATACCTAGAGTTATGTAATTTTCCTTTTAGGCATAATTTTTTCTTTAGGAGCCGCTTCAAACTGCTCTAGATATCGCCTTAAAACTTTAGGTATTACTACGCTTCCATCAGGTTCTTGGAAATTCTCTATTATAGCCGTTATAGCTCTAGACGTAGCTATTGCTGTTGAGTTAAGAGTGTGCACATAGCCTTTCGCTGGTGCTCCTGGTATTTTAGCAAACCTTATATTCAGTCTATAACTCTGGTAGTCTGTTACGTTGCTACAGGATACCATTTCTCTAAATCTTCCTTGAGCCGGCATCCAAGCTTCCAAGTCATATTTTTTAGCCGCAACATTGCCTAAATCTCCCGAGCAGACATTCACAACACGATAAGGTATTCCCAAACCCTGCCATAATTTTTCAGCGTTTTCGATCAGTTTTTCATGCCACTTCCATGAATCATCAGGATGAGAAAAAACGAATTGTTCTACCTTATTGAATTGATGAACACGGAAAATCCCCTTAGTATCTCTACCATGAGCTCCCGCCTCTTTGCGGAAGCATGGGCTAACGCCAGCATATAGTAATGGTAGATCTTTTTCCGCTAAAGTCTCGTTCATATGAAAAGCGGCTAAAGGATGCTCAGATGTTGCGATTAGATATAAGTTTTCATTTTCAACCTTGTATATAACGTCTTCAAAATCCTCGAAACTTATAACCCCCTCATAGGCTTTTCTATTTAACATAAAAGGTGGTTCAACTATGGTAAAACCTTCTCGTGAAAGAAAATCCAACGCGTACATTATTAGAGCCAAATCAAGCCATACAAGATCGTCAAGCAAATAGTAAAATCTTGAACCAGTCACTTTTGCTGCACGTGCCGTATCGGCCAGTTGCGCTTTTTCAACGTAGTTTGCATGTCCAAGAGGCTTATAATTGATAATTTTATATTCTACGTGAAAACCTTTAGTCTGCTGCAGAAAATCTTCAATATCATCCTTGTAAACCTTAGGTTTCCCCCAGTACCGTATTGGAACATTATCTGTTTCGTCAACGCCTACAGGAACACTTTCATGAACGATGTTAGGTATACTCAGTAATACCCTGTTTCGTTCCTCCTCAACTTTTTTCATAGATATTTCCAATTTTTGAATTTCAGCTCTCAAAATGCTAGCAGTTTTAAGCATTTTCTCCTTATTACTTCCTGATAAGCGCGGAATTTCGCGAGAAATTTTATTAAGTTCTGACCTTTTTCTGTCTAGAATCGTTTTTAACCTTCGCCATTCATTATCGAGACTTAATGCCTCATCTACAATTTTTTCATCCAGTCCACGACGCTTCTGGGACCATCGAATTCTATCAGGGTCGTTTCGAAGATAATATAGTATGCTCCATCCCTTGACCATTCCCATCACTGCTTAATCTAGAGGAGGTTTTTTATTAATATCTTTAGCTCGTCTATATTTGTTTATCCACTCTAGGAAATTTTGGGAGGGAGGATATTCTTTATAGAGGAAATCTCTGTAAGCCTCTAAGAAATCGCTTTTCTTATTACCATATAGAGATGAGAATAGCAGAAAATTATTGTTTCGTATCTTACTCCGCCATTCTTTATCCCTTAAAACGTGATGTGATACAAGCACATATTTTATCTTATCTTGTAAAATGCTCATATTTTCAAAACCTCTATCTACTTCAGCACCACTCACTTTCTTCCCAGCTAAGTATAATGGCGGACCTCCTATAATTAGAACATCCGGCTTTATAGCTAGGATGTATTTTAAAGTTTTAACAGATATAGGTCCTTGAACATCTGGAGCGTATAGAATTTTATGATTCTTATATGATATCGTGAAAGCTAAAACCCATCCAAGCTTAGAGCCTTCAGCACCATGAGGTAGCGGAGGCGATGCTTCTATGAGAGTAGAACCAAATAACATCCTGCTGTTATCGAAGTATATTAGCTTCGAATTTAACTCTTCTATTTTAGATTTAAACACTATCCCTCTTTTTCTCTGATTAAAATTTATATTGTCTTCAATATCCTTCGCTAAAATAACCTTATCCGAATATATTAGCTTATAAGTGCTTTCGTCAATCCATTCATACCAACTTTTAAATGACGGAGTAAAATGGTCAAAATGGTAATGACTCACAGTTACAACATCAGCTTTTTCAGCATACTCTATAATTCTCTGCCGCGCTTCCCTCACAGCCTTAAACTCTAAAGGATGAGGAGGCAAACCGTATCTTCTAGGAGCCAGAGAAACACCAGCATCAAAAATTACTTTGACATCGGGTGTTTCAACGAAAATACACATGCTTCGCACTCCTAGACTTTCATCAGCTAGTGGAAGAATCTTTACTTTTCCTATAATCATGAACTACCACTTGTACTACTATATCTTTCCGGGGAATTTATAACATCTCTCATCCTACAAGCTTTTATGTTCAAACTGTTTTTCGTAACGCTCCCTTAGCTCAGATAATGTAGTTACTTCTTTAGGATTTTTGTCAAATCTTATCCTAGTTATTCTCGCGAAACGGAGTGCCATACCTGATTTATATTTAGGGCTTTTTTGAATTTCGCCATATGCGACCTCCACAACTATTATAGGCTTAACTATAACAACGTAACCTTCTTCACGAATTTTTATTTCTAAAAGACGTTTAGTCATTTCCTTAAACTCTTCATCCGTTAATCCTTTGAAAGTTTTACCAACTACTACGTATTCACCACTTTTATCGTCGACTACGGCTAAATAATAATCGCTTAACCATCCTCGTCTTCTACCATGCCCCCACTCCGCAGCAACTATAACAGCATCTATAGTTTCAGTCTTTTTTATTTTAAGCCATTTTTTACCACGTATTCCAGGCGTATAATTACTATCCAATTTTTTAGCTATTAAGCCTTCATGACCACTTTTTATAGCTTGCTCGAAAAAGAATTCTGCCTCTTTAATATCATCCGTTACTATTCTTTTTGACAAATACTCTTCCTCCCTTATAATATTCTCTAGCAATTGCCACCTCTTACTGTATGGAAAATCTACAAGCGTATTACCATTTAAGTACAACACGTCAAAGAACTTCGGTATAACGGGTATCTCTTTCAACATGCGATGAATGTTCTTCTGCCTTTTTATCCTTTTCACTAATTCCTGGAAAGGTAATGGACGCCCATCTTTTAACCCTATAACCTCTCCATCAAGGACAATATTTGAAGCATCCACGCTATACTTTACAATATCAACTACTTCGGGAAGACTATGAGTCGTGTCGCTTAGTCTTCTCGTAAATATTCTAATTTTATCCTCTTTTTTATGTACTTGAATACGAACACCATCGTATTTGTATTCGAAAGCACACTCTCTACCGCCCAGTTCTCTCAAAGCCTCTCCCACACTAAAAGCCATTGACGCAAGCATCGGCTTTACAGGCCTAAAGAGCTCTATCTTCGTGTTTTTTAAGCCTTCGCAGTCGCTTGTAAATGCTTTATATGTTAAGTCACCTATATCTCCGGTGAACATATAAGCCTTCCTAATGATCTTAATATCGCATTTTAAAGCATATGACAAAGCTTCAAGTATCAATCCTTCATTTACGCCTATCCTTACTTCGCCAAAAATAAAACGTAATAAATAATCTCGTTCATTAAGAGATAAAGAC
Coding sequences within it:
- the serS gene encoding serine--tRNA ligase, whose translation is MVKGWSILYYLRNDPDRIRWSQKRRGLDEKIVDEALSLDNEWRRLKTILDRKRSELNKISREIPRLSGSNKEKMLKTASILRAEIQKLEISMKKVEEERNRVLLSIPNIVHESVPVGVDETDNVPIRYWGKPKVYKDDIEDFLQQTKGFHVEYKIINYKPLGHANYVEKAQLADTARAAKVTGSRFYYLLDDLVWLDLALIMYALDFLSREGFTIVEPPFMLNRKAYEGVISFEDFEDVIYKVENENLYLIATSEHPLAAFHMNETLAEKDLPLLYAGVSPCFRKEAGAHGRDTKGIFRVHQFNKVEQFVFSHPDDSWKWHEKLIENAEKLWQGLGIPYRVVNVCSGDLGNVAAKKYDLEAWMPAQGRFREMVSCSNVTDYQSYRLNIRFAKIPGAPAKGYVHTLNSTAIATSRAITAIIENFQEPDGSVVIPKVLRRYLEQFEAAPKEKIMPKRKIT
- a CDS encoding MBL fold metallo-hydrolase; the protein is MIIGKVKILPLADESLGVRSMCIFVETPDVKVIFDAGVSLAPRRYGLPPHPLEFKAVREARQRIIEYAEKADVVTVSHYHFDHFTPSFKSWYEWIDESTYKLIYSDKVILAKDIEDNINFNQRKRGIVFKSKIEELNSKLIYFDNSRMLFGSTLIEASPPLPHGAEGSKLGWVLAFTISYKNHKILYAPDVQGPISVKTLKYILAIKPDVLIIGGPPLYLAGKKVSGAEVDRGFENMSILQDKIKYVLVSHHVLRDKEWRSKIRNNNFLLFSSLYGNKKSDFLEAYRDFLYKEYPPSQNFLEWINKYRRAKDINKKPPLD
- a CDS encoding ATP-dependent DNA ligase, with translation MSVKYSDFIELCKKLENLQSRKEKIRTLADFLKRIEPEDARIAALLLSGRIFPEYKDMKLDIGVATVYKIIKNLNVRQSFLIERKLTLRDVYRLLEKIASIKGMDSRRRKEDILRNLLTSLSLNERDYLLRFIFGEVRIGVNEGLILEALSYALKCDIKIIRKAYMFTGDIGDLTYKAFTSDCEGLKNTKIELFRPVKPMLASMAFSVGEALRELGGRECAFEYKYDGVRIQVHKKEDKIRIFTRRLSDTTHSLPEVVDIVKYSVDASNIVLDGEVIGLKDGRPLPFQELVKRIKRQKNIHRMLKEIPVIPKFFDVLYLNGNTLVDFPYSKRWQLLENIIREEEYLSKRIVTDDIKEAEFFFEQAIKSGHEGLIAKKLDSNYTPGIRGKKWLKIKKTETIDAVIVAAEWGHGRRRGWLSDYYLAVVDDKSGEYVVVGKTFKGLTDEEFKEMTKRLLEIKIREEGYVVIVKPIIVVEVAYGEIQKSPKYKSGMALRFARITRIRFDKNPKEVTTLSELRERYEKQFEHKSL